The following proteins are co-located in the Aggregicoccus sp. 17bor-14 genome:
- a CDS encoding FKBP-type peptidyl-prolyl cis-trans isomerase yields MALKTEDVKVGTGPEATAGKTVTVHYVGTLTNGSKFDSSRDRGEGFSFRLGAGQVIEGWDKGVAGMKVGGVRKLTIPPEMGYGVRGYPPVIPGNSTLLFEVELLAVR; encoded by the coding sequence ATGGCGCTGAAGACCGAGGACGTGAAGGTGGGCACTGGCCCCGAGGCCACCGCGGGCAAGACGGTGACCGTGCACTACGTGGGCACGCTCACCAACGGCTCCAAGTTCGACAGCAGCCGCGACCGCGGCGAGGGCTTCAGCTTCCGGCTCGGCGCGGGCCAGGTCATCGAGGGCTGGGACAAGGGCGTGGCCGGGATGAAGGTGGGCGGCGTGCGCAAGCTCACCATCCCGCCCGAGATGGGCTACGGCGTGCGCGGCTATCCCCCCGTCATCCCGGGCAACTCCACGCTCCTCTTCGAGGTGGAGCTGCTGGCCGTCCGCTAA
- the trxA gene encoding thioredoxin: MATVEIGKDNFKDTVSKEGIVILDWWAAWCGPCRAFAPVFEQSSQKHADITFGKIDTDAQPELSGAFEIRSIPTLMVFRDGILLFNQPGALPAAALEELVGKVRALDMEEVRREVASRQAESSKA, encoded by the coding sequence ATGGCCACCGTCGAGATCGGCAAGGACAACTTCAAGGACACCGTGAGCAAGGAGGGGATCGTCATCCTCGACTGGTGGGCGGCGTGGTGCGGCCCCTGCCGCGCCTTCGCCCCGGTGTTCGAGCAGTCGAGCCAGAAGCACGCGGACATCACCTTCGGGAAGATCGACACCGACGCGCAGCCGGAGCTCTCCGGCGCCTTCGAGATCCGCTCCATCCCCACGCTGATGGTGTTCCGCGACGGCATCCTGCTCTTCAACCAGCCCGGGGCGCTGCCCGCCGCGGCGCTCGAGGAGCTGGTGGGCAAGGTGCGCGCGCTCGACATGGAGGAGGTGCGCCGCGAGGTCGCCTCCCGCCAGGCCGAGAGCAGCAAGGCCTGA